From the Robbsia betulipollinis genome, the window AAAAGGACGATGTACAGCCATGGCACGCAAACCGAAGACACCGCCGCGGAAATTGCCCGCGATTCCCCAGGAGCTGATCGACCAGTTTGTAAAAGGCCCGATGACGGCCGAAGCCGTCCAGGATGCCGCGATGGCGTTCAAGAAGGCGCTGATCGAGCGGGCCCTGGGCGCTGAGATGGGCCACCACCTCGGTTACGCCACCGGCACGGAACGCCCGCCCGAGACCACGAACCAGCGCAACGGCCGCAGCGCCAAGACCGTGCTCACGGACGATGGCCCGTTGGCGTTGCAGATTCCGCGAGACCGCGACGCCAGTTTCGAGCCGATCCTGATCCCGAAGCACGAGCGGCGCTTCACGGGCTTCGACGACAAGATCATTGCGATGTACGCGCGCGGCATGACGGTACGCGATATCCAGGCATTCCTGCTGGAACAGTACGGCACCGAGGTCTCGCCGGAGTTCGTCAGCTCGGTCACCGATGCCGTGATGGACGAGGTGCTCGCCTGGCAATCCCGGCCGCTCGAACCCATGTATCCCGTGGTCTTCTTCGATGCACTGCGGGTCAAGATCCGCTCCGACGGCCTGGTACGCAACAAGGCGGTGTACCTCGCGCTGGCGATTCTGCCTGACGGCACGCGCGATATCCTGGGCTTGTGGATCGAGAACACCGAGGGCGCCAAGTTCTGGATGAAGGTCTTCAACGACCTGAAGACACGTGGCGTGCAGGACGTGCTCATCGCTGTCACGGACGGCCTGCAAGGCATGGAACAGGCGCTGGGCGCGGTGTTCCCGCAGACGACGCTACAGACCTGCATCGTACATTTGATCCGCAGCAGCCTGGATTACGCGAACTGGAAGGACCGCAAGGCGCTCGCCGCCGCGCTCAAGCCGGTGTACACGGCGCCCAGTGCCGAGATGGCGCAAGCCGAGCTGGATGCCTTCGACTGTGGCGAATGGGGTCGCCGTTACCCGACGGTGGCTGCGTCCTGGCGACGGGCCTGGGAACGCGTGATTCCCTTCTTTACGTTCCCGCCGGCCGTACGCACGGTGATTTACACCACCAACGCCATCGAGAGTGTGAACGCCAGTCTGCGCAAGATCATCAAGACGCGCGGTCACTTCCCAAGTGACGACGCAGCGACCAAGCTGCTATGGCTGGTCCTGCGCAATATCACCGCCGACTGGAGCCGTGCCGCGCACGACTGGAAAAGCGCCATGAATCAGTTCGCGATTCTGTACGAGGAGCGCTTCACCAGACCCTATTTCTGATTTACGATTCATGCGCTGCCCGGAACACCACGGGCAGCTTCACTCGCCTCGCACACAAAAATCCTGACAGGCCCCTCGATCGCTTGATACAGCGATTTGGGGCACCGTCACCCATTTGACGTCTGTGCCATTTTTTACCCTCACCAGGCTCAACGCCTTCTGATCGTCGCTGAAGTACGGACGCTTGCCGTTCTCAACGTCTTTTTCCAAGAAGGACGATCTTATTTTCGTCAGTTCCTCGGCGTGCTGTACGTTATTCCGGGTGATGACGATATTTTTTAGAAGTTCAAACTCGACGCCGGAAGCGGCGAAGCTTATGCCCAGGCGGTCCTCGAACAGCACCCGATACCCCTCGATGAATCCATTTTTTTTGAAGATTTCATCGACAGGGTCGTTTTTTAATCGGGTAATGCATAGCAACTCTTCCCACGTTTTGAAGAACGCCTTCAGCGTGCCGGACAACATCGTGACGCACGAATAGCCCAGGACGTGCAGGGATGTGTCCGCCTCTAACCATTCGTAGTTGAAGGGCGGCTCGCCGTCTTCGCTGTACGGTGGTACAAATGGTTCTTCCTGCGCATCGATCAGCCGTTTCCGTTCGATGAATGGTCCGGCCGACATCGCGTAAAACTGTCGGATAAAGTGCACTCGCTCTTTCAGAAAGACTCCGACTTCCATAGAAATCTCCTTTTTTGACGCCTTTCCCTTGCCGACGTTTTGTTCCTACACCGACTTTTCCGGTTGGGATCCCTGGCCGCCAGATAAATGGGTTGCGAGCGCGCGAATGGCCACTGCGTCGAGGGCTTCGCGAGAATCCAAGTGAGGAATGTAAGCCTTCGATCTCGCACCCCGATCGAAATACACGCCGGCCTGTTTCTTTTTGAGGGCGTCCGCGATTTCTGTTGTGATTTCCAGGTCCTGCGAAAAGAGGAGCTTGGATTGTTCGTCACCAAGCAGGTGGGCGAACACCTCAAGTCGGTATTTCCCCGCCACGTATTGGAAGTTGTTGTCGTCGTCAGGCGTCAGAAAATGGTGTTCTGCCCCGATGCCGGTTTCGCCAACGTAGAGCCCACTGCCACGAACCAGTTTCTGGTCACCATGTACCCAGATGTTGAAGCTTTGATGGGTCTCATTGCAATGGAGTTCGACATGCATGCTTTCGACGATTCTGCCGCGTTTCGAGGTGGCGAACAACAGGGTCCGGAGATAGACCTTCGGAAGTTGCGTTGCTCTTCCGGGACGAGGTGCGTCCGGGCCAAAGTAGATGACGGTCGGTGGCGTCATCCTAACCGTGCCACGTCGAAAAAGGGTTAGCCAGGCGGTGGTGGCCGACACGGCAAGTGCGAGAACGGATACCGTGAGGGAGACCGGGTCCACCATGTCATTTTCTCGTTTATTGGTTGAGCACTGCGAAGCCGGCAATAGGCTTCACCGCGCTTCGTTGATGTTTGCTTCGATCGAGCCCGCCGAGTTGAACAAGCAGGTGATGTCGTATTTGAGTTTGGTGTTGTACGAGTTCCGCGCGGTGAACGTCGAGCGCACCCGGGTGTTTCCATTCGCACCATCGGACACGGCTGCGAGCAGGCGTGCAAAATCGACGGTGCTCGGGTGCGCCGCATGCGCCTTGGCGTAGTCCTCGCACATCCCAATGGCACGACCGTGGTCGATGTTCGTCGGGGCCTCGAACTGCTTGGATGACCGCACATCCGCGACCGTGAAGTTCACATTGAACGCCTTCGCACCTTTCCCGCACGTAACATAAAACGCTGGCCTTGCCTTGGTGCTTTCCGATGTGATGTAGGCAGACGTCGGGTCGATGTCGCCGCACCGGGCGTTCTCGCGGTGAATCCGGTTCACCCCGTCGATGATGTCTTTCTTGTAGGGGCGTGTCACGTCGTCAAACAGGAAGTCTGCTTCCGTGTAGATCTTGACTCCCTTGGCGTCTACCTGTGGTTTTCGGAGTGCCTGAGTGGGGATCCATCCGATGTACGTGTCGCTCAGCCATTCCGGATCGGTCACCTGCACGCGCGACCAGATGCCCATGGTGCATTGCTCGGTCACAGTTGTGGTGCCATCGACGTCCATGTACTGCGTTGTATGGCTGAGGGCCGTGGCCTTTTCGTTGATGAGCTTCGCTGCCCCCGCCTTGGGAGATGCGAGCAACGGCACATCTTGCCCATTGATGCTATAACTCTTTCCCGAGGGGGTGCTTCCCGGGCCGCAGGCGTCCGCTGTCGCAGCTTGAGCTGCCAACCCGAACAGGGTCGTTACGGAAAAGGCCAACAACAAGGCAATACGTTTCATGAACGTCTCGTAAGTGAAAGGGTTACGACTGCTCGCACTTGCTGACCATGTACACCATTTTGCCGCCCAGACACTTGTCCAGGATAGCCAGGCCATCGGCGGCGGGGCTGGCATCCACGTTCATGGAGTCCCGGGGCAGCTCCTTTAAATCGTTCCCCACCGGCAGTGCCCAGCCCTTCTTGGGATGGTACTTTTTCTCGACGATCGCGCCGGCATGGGCATCCGCGTAGGCATCGTCATGCCCCTGATCGAGGAACTTCCGGTACGCCACCTGGTAGTCCTCGTTGAAGTCCACGTCGCGCTGGGTGATCAGCCGTGACGCGTCCGCCGACGTGACCGTCCACGTCTTGTGGTCATCCCATACCGTGTGGTCAGGGTTCGGACTGTAATACGTGTGAGCGGCAACGCGGTAGATGTCACCGTGCGGCTGGTGGATCTCCTGTCGCATGATCTTCACTTCAACCGAGTCTGCTCCGTACGACGCC encodes:
- a CDS encoding IS256 family transposase, whose amino-acid sequence is MARKPKTPPRKLPAIPQELIDQFVKGPMTAEAVQDAAMAFKKALIERALGAEMGHHLGYATGTERPPETTNQRNGRSAKTVLTDDGPLALQIPRDRDASFEPILIPKHERRFTGFDDKIIAMYARGMTVRDIQAFLLEQYGTEVSPEFVSSVTDAVMDEVLAWQSRPLEPMYPVVFFDALRVKIRSDGLVRNKAVYLALAILPDGTRDILGLWIENTEGAKFWMKVFNDLKTRGVQDVLIAVTDGLQGMEQALGAVFPQTTLQTCIVHLIRSSLDYANWKDRKALAAALKPVYTAPSAEMAQAELDAFDCGEWGRRYPTVAASWRRAWERVIPFFTFPPAVRTVIYTTNAIESVNASLRKIIKTRGHFPSDDAATKLLWLVLRNITADWSRAAHDWKSAMNQFAILYEERFTRPYF